One Succinivibrio dextrinosolvens DNA window includes the following coding sequences:
- a CDS encoding formylglycine-generating enzyme family protein, with amino-acid sequence MKIKKFSLLPLFLATICASAFADENKNECDSLKIKGPNNSVFEFCKVKVKGGVSSLAGQSFIMGSSVGDFRTPPTAVVVGGAFADSDSRYYYIGKYEVSNAQYKAVTGKEFKEGQDDYPITQVTWFDVQNFMDSLNKYLYEHEIKNMPKSGSYPGYIRLPTEEEWEFAARGGTSVSATLFDADTPYDESDDELSAFEWYAGPESSHNKVQKIGKLQPNPLGLHDMLGNVQEMTDSLYRVEYYQGRSGGFAARGGHYLTEDTDMTSSKRSEEPFYIGSVDKGMKPNAKPTMGFRLAIGIPIMTDNKAIAQLQKDWESHRKGDGAKMPAAVSVSDTSTKEAIPANEALKRLDRIGEALTKAGLSDSLKNELEGTRSSLLDMVNVRRKADEDSARVWVKIACERGMYLSVNLHGYEVTKNAPTEKLKQRAEQFEYNVKSGLENYSEIMVELAKLPKEAVVNGFTEYAKTMTKKLDKEKQGEKNEGSENRIKDLSAQIAKIELTKAHYLYYEKEKRFDPQNWSKDYLK; translated from the coding sequence ATGAAAATAAAAAAGTTTTCTCTATTACCTTTATTTTTAGCAACAATCTGCGCATCTGCCTTTGCTGATGAGAACAAAAATGAATGTGATTCACTAAAGATTAAAGGCCCAAACAACAGTGTCTTTGAGTTTTGCAAGGTAAAAGTTAAAGGCGGAGTTTCGTCACTTGCAGGTCAGTCTTTTATTATGGGCTCTTCTGTTGGAGACTTTAGAACTCCTCCAACTGCGGTTGTTGTTGGCGGTGCTTTTGCTGACTCAGATAGTCGTTATTACTATATTGGAAAATATGAAGTAAGTAACGCTCAGTATAAGGCTGTAACAGGTAAAGAATTTAAGGAAGGTCAGGATGATTATCCAATAACTCAGGTTACCTGGTTTGATGTTCAGAATTTTATGGATTCTTTAAATAAATATTTATATGAACATGAAATTAAGAACATGCCTAAATCTGGCTCTTATCCTGGCTATATAAGATTACCAACAGAAGAAGAATGGGAATTTGCAGCAAGAGGCGGAACGAGTGTGTCTGCAACCTTGTTTGATGCCGATACTCCGTATGATGAATCTGATGATGAGCTATCTGCTTTTGAATGGTATGCAGGTCCAGAGTCATCTCACAACAAGGTTCAGAAAATTGGAAAACTTCAGCCTAATCCATTAGGACTTCATGACATGCTCGGTAATGTTCAGGAAATGACTGACAGTTTGTATCGTGTCGAATATTATCAAGGCCGTTCAGGAGGATTTGCTGCAAGAGGTGGTCATTATCTGACGGAAGATACTGATATGACATCCTCAAAGCGCTCAGAGGAACCTTTTTATATCGGTTCAGTTGATAAAGGAATGAAACCTAATGCTAAGCCAACTATGGGGTTTAGGTTGGCTATTGGAATTCCTATCATGACCGATAACAAGGCAATTGCTCAACTGCAGAAGGACTGGGAGAGCCATCGAAAGGGTGATGGTGCAAAAATGCCTGCTGCGGTCTCAGTTTCTGATACGTCAACAAAAGAGGCAATACCTGCAAATGAGGCATTAAAACGCCTTGACAGAATTGGTGAAGCTTTAACCAAGGCCGGCCTGAGTGATTCCTTGAAAAATGAACTTGAAGGTACTCGTTCATCTCTATTGGATATGGTTAATGTAAGACGTAAGGCAGATGAGGATTCAGCAAGAGTCTGGGTAAAAATTGCCTGTGAGCGCGGTATGTATTTATCGGTAAATCTGCATGGCTATGAAGTAACTAAGAATGCTCCTACAGAAAAACTTAAACAAAGAGCTGAACAGTTTGAATATAACGTCAAATCTGGCCTTGAGAACTACAGCGAAATCATGGTGGAACTTGCAAAATTGCCAAAAGAAGCAGTTGTTAACGGTTTTACAGAATACGCTAAAACTATGACAAAGAAGCTTGATAAAGAAAAGCAAGGAGAGAAAAACGAAGGTAGTGAGAATCGTATAAAAGATCTTAGCGCTCAAATCGCGAAAATAGAGCTCACAAAGGCCCATTATCTCTATTACGAAAAAGAAAAGCGTTTTGATCCTCAAAACTGGTCGAAGGATTATCTCAAATAA
- a CDS encoding ABC transporter permease: MKACEIAILSVKDVFHEWRMSFCVMFAVAAIATPLLLFFGLKSGVMKTLENRLLSNPSTVEIISMSDRKLDDNWFKEQREDPKVSFVIPRTRRLAASAEFTKTGDSKNPKKTLDLYPSATGDPLLEHYRQKAPSENECVLSQEAFRRIGANIGDTVKAVVSRDRGTSKVEREFLVVGVLPDAAGSVACAYITLEELEEIEAFKDGIAVPKRQWQGAESVAYPVIPEVLIILPEYLDAVREAMLIQNTGFSRIKRLDSQELEALQPFISENKKGYLLGTVGNPASKHDLMTLCDRFRGRSDVSVIPFTNDLFVSIKGQSFKTRSLKAFKGMLNEELLSLDPTDFSETPAIRKIYMSKNLENTFKDSSLVCEAIYSQKTDSGEVIERKISFEVSVGFIDSLDDETVMLPIGLLSQLSLLQVREISDGVNNSGEKAFTLKRRGYTGFRMYASSLMDVVLLQEKLTKSGIKTSSRADRISEVLSLDKYLSLLFVLIAGASIFGATCCLIANVYANVERKRKELAILRLLGVNSFELGVFPLVGSITLTLGGIVLSLIIFCIFMNVINSMFSYQLNGDEKFCDLNVLQSLGAVVIACVIASISGLMASRRIMKIEPSESLRDE; the protein is encoded by the coding sequence ATGAAAGCCTGTGAGATTGCAATTCTATCTGTAAAAGACGTTTTCCACGAGTGGAGAATGAGCTTTTGTGTGATGTTTGCTGTAGCTGCAATTGCAACTCCTTTACTGCTTTTTTTCGGATTGAAGTCTGGTGTCATGAAGACTCTTGAAAATAGATTGTTGAGCAATCCATCAACGGTAGAAATCATTTCCATGAGTGATCGCAAACTTGATGACAACTGGTTCAAAGAACAAAGAGAAGATCCTAAGGTTTCATTTGTTATTCCAAGAACAAGACGTCTTGCAGCCAGTGCTGAATTTACAAAGACAGGCGACAGTAAAAATCCTAAAAAAACACTGGACTTATATCCTTCTGCAACAGGTGATCCTTTGTTAGAACACTACAGACAAAAAGCTCCATCTGAAAATGAATGTGTGCTTTCACAGGAGGCTTTTCGCAGAATCGGTGCCAACATTGGAGACACTGTTAAGGCTGTTGTTTCAAGAGATAGGGGTACAAGCAAGGTAGAGCGCGAATTTTTAGTTGTTGGTGTTCTCCCGGACGCAGCAGGTTCGGTTGCATGTGCTTATATTACTCTTGAAGAACTTGAAGAGATTGAAGCCTTTAAAGATGGAATTGCTGTTCCTAAGAGACAGTGGCAGGGAGCGGAAAGTGTTGCTTATCCTGTAATTCCAGAAGTTTTGATTATTCTTCCTGAATATCTTGATGCTGTTCGTGAGGCAATGCTGATTCAGAATACAGGATTTTCAAGAATAAAAAGACTAGATAGTCAGGAGTTAGAAGCTCTACAGCCGTTCATCTCTGAGAATAAAAAAGGGTATCTTTTAGGCACTGTTGGCAATCCTGCCTCAAAGCATGATCTTATGACTTTATGCGACAGATTCCGCGGAAGGTCAGATGTTAGCGTTATTCCTTTTACTAATGACCTATTTGTTTCTATTAAAGGACAGTCTTTTAAAACTCGTTCTCTTAAGGCATTCAAAGGAATGTTAAACGAAGAGCTTTTGTCTCTTGACCCTACGGATTTTTCTGAAACTCCTGCGATTCGTAAGATTTACATGTCTAAAAATCTTGAGAACACCTTTAAAGACTCATCATTGGTCTGTGAAGCTATTTACAGCCAAAAAACTGATAGTGGCGAGGTTATAGAAAGAAAAATCTCCTTTGAGGTAAGTGTTGGTTTTATTGATAGTCTCGATGATGAAACCGTGATGTTACCTATTGGTCTGCTGTCTCAATTAAGTCTTCTTCAAGTCCGAGAAATATCAGATGGAGTCAATAATTCAGGTGAAAAGGCTTTTACTCTAAAACGTCGAGGCTATACTGGCTTTAGAATGTACGCCTCTTCTTTGATGGATGTGGTTTTACTTCAGGAAAAGCTTACAAAGAGTGGAATAAAAACAAGCAGCAGAGCTGATCGTATCAGTGAAGTCCTGTCTTTGGACAAATACTTATCTCTGCTTTTTGTTCTGATTGCTGGAGCCTCAATTTTTGGTGCTACCTGCTGCCTTATTGCCAATGTTTATGCAAATGTTGAACGTAAAAGAAAGGAGCTGGCAATTCTAAGATTATTGGGCGTTAACAGTTTTGAACTTGGTGTATTTCCTCTCGTAGGCTCCATAACCCTGACCTTAGGAGGAATAGTCCTTTCTCTGATTATTTTCTGTATCTTTATGAATGTAATCAATTCGATGTTCTCATACCAGTTAAACGGTGATGAGAAATTCTGTGATTTGAATGTGCTTCAGTCGTTAGGCGCCGTAGTAATTGCCTGTGTAATTGCAAGTATTTCTGGTCTCATGGCTTCAAGACGAATCATGAAGATTGAGCCTTCTGAGTCGTTACGTGATGAATAG
- a CDS encoding ABC transporter ATP-binding protein, with the protein MIPQCCLRIRNLNFEREKNGVFFSLHVPALDLFQGKILAVVGESGCGKSTLSDLIALILRPNSCDQFCFYKEDESVDLMSASTGKLASIRGHDIGYVLQSGGLFPFLNVLENIMLPGKLIGLSSASLRQKAEDLASKIGISEQLYKKPQHLSGGQRQRVAIARALIHNPRLVIADEPTAAVDEYTANDICEVFKKAVSMSNSSLLIVSHDRSLMRKHADYEVTFRLTKENKLKSQLCEPVLLNG; encoded by the coding sequence ATGATCCCTCAGTGCTGTCTTAGGATAAGAAATCTTAATTTTGAACGTGAGAAGAATGGAGTGTTCTTCTCACTTCATGTGCCTGCACTCGACCTTTTTCAGGGAAAAATCCTTGCCGTTGTTGGCGAAAGTGGATGTGGTAAATCCACTTTAAGCGATCTGATAGCTCTTATTCTAAGACCAAATAGTTGTGATCAGTTTTGTTTTTACAAGGAGGATGAATCGGTTGACCTGATGAGTGCGTCAACCGGAAAACTCGCATCTATTCGTGGCCATGATATTGGTTACGTTCTGCAATCAGGTGGCTTGTTTCCGTTCCTGAATGTTCTTGAAAACATCATGTTACCAGGAAAACTGATTGGGCTTTCTAGTGCTTCTTTAAGACAAAAGGCAGAAGATTTGGCCTCAAAAATAGGAATATCTGAGCAGTTATACAAAAAACCTCAGCATTTATCTGGAGGACAAAGACAAAGAGTCGCGATAGCCAGAGCTCTAATCCATAATCCTCGTTTGGTAATTGCTGATGAGCCTACTGCAGCGGTTGACGAGTATACCGCCAATGACATCTGCGAAGTATTCAAAAAAGCTGTATCCATGAGTAATTCTTCACTTCTGATTGTCAGTCATGACAGATCGCTGATGCGTAAACATGCTGATTATGAAGTTACTTTCCGTCTCACCAAGGAAAATAAGCTCAAATCTCAGCTTTGTGAGCCAGTTTTACTTAATGGATAG
- a CDS encoding vWA domain-containing protein, with amino-acid sequence MNAKCFSLNPFIAIILATVLSSSAYADAKAPVNVDENSKVPLRILTRPGANLYSDNTGSSVKKSNLPTFSSYFVYTRPTGEQLGAGGGWYEVGSDDKGTVQGWIKGDDLFEWKQTMCLTYTHPDGRSPVLMFEDDEYLKTLVEMNKDTRTPSVDNLYASIEKASASKEALAQDFPVISMEPKMAVDNKANFTLMPILDHKVIEFEGREARLLDIVAVSSTESDRKSSDLRTNTDYLNAATDTSANHAKNLEDLKIDVVWCIDTTRSMGPYIQRVKQLTSDISKNISSDNELTSRVMFGAWAYRDSAEIQGLEYVTKNFTPELMKIDDFSKALEEVKETTVDSVTYDEDVFSGLNDAVEKTKWRDNSIRIVILVGDAPGHQAGHKWNVTKFDAATFRQVADQKKVNIYTLHIAPPKAKKYNKIAQRQFRPLSLNPGNISEMYWNINATDLKNFETQSARLTESILSFAKNAVSEFKAISDNSTSQIGGAAEPSTSSSGGGEMAALEDGDEDLTQSANAVPAKKPDAPTDEAIKQSVHAALVTWLGANANVEPPRDIEAWVVDKDLKESTRQSLDVNLLMTKTQLDSITTLLQSVLEAGETNQVSGEDFFTSLQAASAVAARDPDKLANAQSIGSSGLVPDFLNNLPYKSRLMEMNNELWESFGPDEQNAFLTSIESKINAYKAIHDDSSLWIPLNEGDDASDYVAAVSLELLP; translated from the coding sequence ATGAATGCGAAATGTTTCTCATTAAATCCATTTATAGCAATTATTTTGGCTACGGTTTTATCTTCTTCTGCATATGCAGATGCAAAGGCTCCTGTGAATGTTGATGAGAACTCAAAAGTTCCATTAAGGATTCTTACAAGACCAGGCGCAAATCTGTATTCTGATAACACAGGTTCATCGGTTAAGAAAAGTAATTTACCAACTTTCTCTTCATATTTTGTATATACAAGGCCAACTGGAGAGCAGCTTGGTGCTGGAGGTGGCTGGTATGAGGTCGGTTCAGACGATAAAGGTACCGTTCAGGGCTGGATCAAGGGTGATGATTTGTTTGAGTGGAAACAGACAATGTGCCTTACCTATACCCACCCAGACGGGCGTAGTCCGGTTTTAATGTTTGAAGATGACGAGTACTTAAAGACATTAGTGGAGATGAATAAAGATACCAGAACACCATCTGTTGATAATCTTTATGCATCAATCGAGAAGGCCTCAGCTTCTAAAGAAGCTCTGGCTCAGGATTTCCCTGTTATTTCAATGGAACCTAAAATGGCTGTTGATAACAAGGCCAATTTTACTCTGATGCCAATCTTGGATCATAAGGTAATTGAATTTGAAGGAAGAGAAGCTAGATTACTTGATATTGTTGCTGTAAGCAGTACTGAATCAGACAGAAAGTCATCTGATTTACGTACCAATACGGATTACTTAAATGCTGCTACAGATACATCTGCAAATCACGCTAAGAATCTTGAGGATTTAAAGATTGATGTTGTCTGGTGTATTGATACAACTCGTAGTATGGGACCATACATTCAGCGAGTTAAGCAGTTAACCTCAGATATTTCGAAAAATATCAGTTCTGATAATGAATTAACTTCAAGAGTAATGTTTGGTGCCTGGGCCTATAGAGATTCTGCGGAGATTCAGGGACTTGAATATGTCACCAAAAACTTTACTCCTGAGCTTATGAAGATAGATGATTTCTCAAAGGCTCTTGAAGAAGTTAAGGAAACAACCGTCGATTCTGTTACTTACGACGAGGACGTATTCTCCGGTCTTAATGACGCAGTTGAGAAAACAAAGTGGAGAGACAATTCTATAAGAATTGTAATCCTGGTCGGTGATGCTCCAGGCCATCAGGCAGGACACAAGTGGAATGTAACCAAGTTTGATGCTGCAACCTTCAGACAGGTTGCTGACCAGAAGAAGGTAAACATCTATACGCTGCATATTGCTCCTCCAAAGGCAAAAAAATATAACAAGATTGCGCAGAGACAGTTTAGACCATTGTCATTAAATCCAGGAAATATCAGTGAGATGTACTGGAATATCAATGCAACTGATCTCAAGAATTTTGAAACTCAGTCAGCAAGATTAACCGAGAGTATCTTAAGCTTTGCTAAAAATGCTGTAAGCGAGTTTAAAGCTATAAGTGATAACAGCACCTCTCAGATCGGTGGAGCTGCAGAACCTTCTACTTCTTCATCAGGCGGTGGAGAAATGGCCGCTTTGGAGGATGGAGATGAAGATTTAACTCAGAGTGCTAATGCTGTTCCTGCCAAAAAGCCAGATGCTCCAACTGATGAGGCAATTAAACAGAGCGTTCACGCTGCTCTGGTAACCTGGTTAGGTGCAAACGCAAATGTTGAACCTCCTCGTGATATTGAGGCATGGGTAGTTGATAAGGATCTGAAAGAAAGTACAAGACAGTCATTAGATGTAAATCTTCTGATGACAAAAACTCAGTTAGATTCAATTACTACTCTTTTGCAGAGTGTCTTAGAAGCTGGTGAAACCAATCAGGTTAGCGGAGAGGACTTCTTCACCTCCCTGCAGGCTGCATCTGCTGTTGCAGCTCGTGACCCTGATAAATTAGCCAATGCTCAGTCCATAGGTTCCTCTGGTTTGGTTCCTGATTTTCTGAACAATCTTCCTTATAAGTCTCGTTTGATGGAAATGAATAACGAATTATGGGAGAGCTTTGGTCCAGATGAGCAGAATGCATTCTTAACCAGCATTGAAAGTAAGATAAATGCCTATAAGGCTATTCATGATGATTCTTCACTGTGGATCCCTCTTAATGAAGGTGATGATGCTAGTGATTATGTAGCAGCTGTTTCATTGGAACTATTACCATGA
- a CDS encoding ankyrin repeat domain-containing protein — MKLLVGRFNTILSVVILTSALNFSYASSYDLEASGKTEAAALGNLKMAALRQGVSNALSKDEVKNNAKLLRNEIFLKVDKFTTVQGDVVYRVENNKTFAKGKVDVNDEAIVAVIKRLPLKDSSKSANEAVSSQPAVSQNSSEKKDSTTDLQETSKLASSDNSSVKQDSSTETTEVASTESSERKSEVQTETAKVENVPVQNKEEDVNKGASSMASASDNATVAKVVKASNTTIEQDTQFINLVNDRNPNDKKIAEELKKGANPNATKYLSGETEKAIQPPLWLYIYRKGNDAKLWIVKAFVEAGADINYVSQESKKSLAEFILRESTPEIAEYFFSLKPDISNIRVKPEFGYSCDLKKDSSVNLATYFADVINRKKKGLDPEAYLGIYKNILSLIPDINNNGGQTMMCLIRTTDFPSQRAYLDALLNAGVSPDSKVNMVGGEQGPLLFSALQYNDYELVKASVEHGADIKAKYTENKEEKTPLMFYLDNHTKGRHYIELSEEPFNINIVKTLVDAGADLYYETEDGKYSVASDFMDIGTEAYEYYLTLNPDLSKFKKNMADKWLYVAHKDKEIDKAKAFEIFKKQIELGCSANYVDYKTPMIVKAYDVGGIEYLRYLLDKVSLQENDEFNTAGELVMKALSKNDVDAIKLMAEKKVNFNSVYKSGNPILFSAIDDKKISSASIDALLDCGADINAVDNKGKTPLVSAITDRSSDDRTAVIESLLKHKADPNVKYGKFERTPLMLEAEAYDGSVEVLGLLADAGADVNAVGTDGASALVFAIGRKSIPKVQMLINKGGDIKKALKIKGPMKIKKGDKTVTEEMSLKDILKESYKQAEAKGKVSEESKAFYDFMKKYF, encoded by the coding sequence ATGAAATTACTTGTTGGCAGATTCAATACCATATTAAGTGTTGTTATTCTTACTTCAGCTCTGAATTTTAGTTATGCCTCGTCCTATGATCTTGAGGCTTCCGGTAAAACAGAAGCCGCGGCTTTAGGTAATCTTAAAATGGCAGCTCTAAGACAGGGGGTATCTAATGCCCTGAGTAAGGATGAGGTGAAAAATAATGCCAAGCTCCTTCGTAATGAAATCTTTCTGAAAGTAGATAAGTTCACTACTGTACAGGGGGATGTTGTCTATCGTGTTGAGAATAACAAGACCTTTGCCAAGGGAAAGGTTGATGTTAATGATGAAGCGATTGTTGCTGTTATAAAAAGACTTCCTCTAAAAGACAGTTCAAAATCTGCAAATGAAGCTGTTTCATCTCAGCCTGCTGTATCTCAGAATTCATCAGAGAAAAAGGATAGTACAACAGATCTTCAGGAGACATCTAAGCTTGCTTCTTCGGATAATTCCTCTGTAAAACAAGATTCATCTACCGAGACAACAGAAGTAGCATCTACAGAGAGTTCTGAGAGAAAATCCGAGGTTCAGACTGAAACTGCCAAGGTTGAAAATGTTCCTGTACAGAATAAAGAAGAAGACGTTAATAAAGGGGCTTCTTCTATGGCGTCTGCTTCTGATAACGCAACTGTAGCTAAGGTTGTAAAAGCATCCAATACAACTATAGAGCAGGATACTCAATTCATTAATCTTGTTAATGACCGTAACCCTAATGATAAGAAAATTGCAGAGGAACTTAAAAAAGGGGCAAATCCAAACGCAACCAAATATCTCTCAGGAGAAACAGAAAAAGCTATACAGCCTCCTCTGTGGTTATACATTTACAGAAAAGGAAACGATGCAAAACTATGGATAGTAAAGGCATTTGTCGAAGCTGGAGCTGATATTAATTACGTTTCACAGGAAAGTAAGAAGTCTCTTGCGGAATTTATTCTTCGCGAGAGTACTCCTGAAATAGCCGAGTACTTTTTTTCCTTAAAACCAGATATTTCCAATATAAGAGTTAAGCCAGAGTTTGGGTATAGCTGTGACTTGAAAAAAGATTCGTCTGTTAATTTAGCAACTTATTTTGCTGACGTTATAAACCGTAAAAAGAAAGGTCTTGATCCAGAAGCATATCTTGGTATTTATAAAAATATTCTTTCTCTGATCCCAGATATAAATAATAATGGCGGTCAGACGATGATGTGTCTGATTCGCACGACGGATTTTCCTTCACAGAGAGCATATCTTGATGCGCTTTTGAATGCCGGAGTATCTCCTGATTCAAAGGTTAACATGGTTGGAGGAGAACAGGGACCATTACTTTTTTCTGCCTTACAGTACAATGATTACGAGCTTGTGAAAGCTTCAGTTGAGCATGGTGCTGATATTAAAGCTAAATATACAGAAAACAAGGAGGAGAAAACTCCTCTGATGTTCTACCTTGATAATCACACTAAAGGTCGTCATTACATAGAACTATCAGAAGAACCTTTCAATATAAATATTGTTAAAACTCTCGTAGATGCTGGAGCTGATCTTTACTATGAAACAGAAGATGGAAAGTATTCTGTCGCTTCTGATTTTATGGATATTGGTACAGAGGCATATGAATACTATCTGACGCTGAATCCTGATTTATCCAAATTTAAAAAGAATATGGCTGATAAGTGGCTTTATGTAGCCCATAAGGACAAAGAAATTGATAAGGCTAAAGCTTTTGAAATTTTTAAAAAACAAATTGAGTTAGGATGTTCTGCTAACTATGTTGACTATAAGACACCGATGATTGTTAAAGCTTATGACGTGGGGGGAATAGAGTATTTAAGATATCTCTTGGATAAGGTTTCATTACAGGAAAACGATGAATTCAATACTGCCGGTGAGCTTGTTATGAAAGCTCTGTCAAAGAACGATGTTGACGCAATCAAACTGATGGCGGAAAAGAAAGTTAACTTCAATTCTGTTTATAAGAGTGGTAATCCGATTTTATTTAGTGCAATTGATGACAAGAAAATTTCATCTGCAAGTATTGATGCATTACTAGATTGTGGTGCGGACATAAATGCTGTCGATAATAAAGGTAAAACTCCTCTTGTCTCTGCTATTACTGATAGAAGCTCTGATGATAGAACTGCAGTAATAGAATCTCTTCTAAAGCATAAGGCAGATCCGAATGTTAAATACGGAAAATTTGAAAGAACTCCTTTAATGCTTGAGGCCGAGGCATATGATGGTTCGGTAGAGGTTCTTGGTCTTCTAGCAGATGCAGGAGCTGATGTAAATGCAGTAGGTACTGATGGAGCAAGTGCTCTTGTCTTCGCTATAGGAAGAAAATCAATTCCAAAGGTTCAGATGCTTATTAATAAGGGCGGAGACATAAAAAAAGCTTTAAAAATTAAGGGACCTATGAAAATTAAAAAAGGCGATAAGACTGTTACTGAGGAAATGTCTTTGAAGGATATTCTCAAAGAATCTTATAAACAGGCAGAGGCAAAGGGAAAAGTCTCTGAGGAAAGTAAGGCTTTCTACGATTTTATGAAGAAATATTTTTAA
- a CDS encoding ankyrin repeat domain-containing protein: MKNKERELFIDALLKGGANPNLKTEKSKTALITLIDNGDDSIGIKDAIKILIDAGADPNLGDSDGSPPLFYAADLFNVEAVKALIDNGADVKSFLSIESDGTLIADLLFDKQPDDELDDEDKKSRQEVVELLKPYR, encoded by the coding sequence ATGAAAAATAAAGAGAGAGAGCTGTTTATTGATGCTCTTCTAAAAGGAGGGGCTAATCCGAATTTAAAAACTGAGAAAAGTAAGACTGCACTTATTACTCTTATTGATAACGGTGATGATTCCATTGGAATAAAAGATGCTATAAAAATTCTTATTGATGCTGGAGCTGATCCTAACTTAGGTGATTCTGATGGGTCGCCTCCGTTGTTCTATGCGGCAGATCTTTTTAATGTAGAGGCTGTAAAAGCTTTAATAGATAACGGAGCGGATGTTAAGTCCTTTTTATCAATTGAATCTGACGGAACATTGATAGCAGACCTCCTTTTTGATAAACAACCGGATGACGAGCTTGATGATGAAGACAAGAAATCAAGACAGGAGGTTGTTGAGCTTCTAAAACCATACAGGTAA